From the Bradyrhizobium ontarionense genome, the window CCTACATCCGCACCGCGTCGGCCAAGGGCGTGCCCTGGCGCAGGGTCATCACCGACCACGCGCTGCCGAATGCGGCGATTCCGACGGTCACCATTCTCGGCTTCATGGTCGGCAGCCTGATCGCGGGCGCCGTCGTGGTCGAGAGCGTGTTCTCCTGGCCCGGTGTGGGGCGATTGCTCGTCGTCGCCGTCGCCAACCGCGACCTTGCCGTCGTGCAGTGCATCCTGCTGCTGGTCGCGCTGACGATGGTCACGTCCAACCTGATCGTCGATTTCCTCTACGGCCTGCTCGATCCACGGCTGCGCAGCAAGGGAGCCGAGGCATGACCGACATCGCAATGAAGGCGCCGGCGGCGCGGCGGCTGCGCTGGCCGAACGTTCCCGTCTCTGTCACGATTGCCGTGTGTTGGATCCTGGCGATGCTGGTGCTGGCCATGTTCGCCGATCAGGTCGCTCCCTACGGCTTCACCAAGTTCGACCTGCGCAACCGCCTGGCCCTGCCGGGCAATGCCGCGCATTGGCTCGGCACCGACGAGCTCGGCCGCGACGTGCTGTCCCGATTGATCGTCTCGATCCGGATCTCGCTCCTGATCGCGTTCGGTGCCACCGCGATCTCCGCGATCGCCGGCACCACACTGGGCTTTCTCGCCGCGCATTTCCGCGGCCTGGTCGAACAATTCGTGCTGATGCTCGCCGACTTCCAAGCCAGCATGCCGTTCCTGATCCTGGCGCTGGCGGTGCTCGCCTTCTTCGGCAACTCGCTGCCGCTGCTGATCGGACTGATGGGCCTGTTCGGCTGGGAGCGCTATGCCCGCATCGCGCGCGGGCTTGCGATCTCGGCCAACGCGCAAGGCTACGCCGCGGCCGTCCGCCAGCTCGGTGCGACGCCGCAGCGGGTCTATCTCAGGCACATCCTGCCGAACATCGCCTCGACCTTGATCGTGTCGATGACGCTGGTGTTCCCGGAAGTGATCCTGCTGGAGTCCGGGCTGTCCTTCCTCGGCCTCGGCGTGCAGCCGCCGATGACCAGCCTCGGCAACATGGTCGGCTATGGCCGCGAATATCTGACGCGCGCGCCCTGGATCATGCTGGCCCCCGCGGCCACGATCGTGCTGACCACGCTTGCCGTGTCCATGATCGGCGACTGGCTGCGCGACAGGCTCGATCCGACGCTGCAATAGGCCTGCTCAGCGGCGGGCGTCGTGACCTGCCACGGCGGCCTGCTCGCAGGTGATCACGGCGTGGCCCGCCCGCTCATGCGCCAACGCCGTCCATTTCGACGCCTCCTGCAACCACAGGTCGCGGCGAGCCGGATCGCGCTCGGCCTCCTCGCGACAGCTCGATGCCGCGGCCAAACATGCCGATTTCCTGTCCATAAGCCATCGTCCGACACGTCAACGTCGATGGCACCAACATATGATAATGCGACTTGAGGTTGTTATCACGTTCGCACGATTCGCCGACTGCGACGCTTCCGCATGACGCGCCGACGATGCCGCGGGTTCCACCCGGCCCGCAGCCCCAAGTTCCCGGCCAATCGCAAAATTCGCCTGCCGCAATCCGGGACACAGATGGAACTTTTTTATGGCAATGGAACTTAACCCATGTCGCTGCCGCACGGCAGCGACACATGCAAACTCATTGGGGACCCAAGGTTGTGTTGCGGGGAGCATCAATGCGATTTGAGAATTCGACCGATGAAAGTCTGATGGCCTACTACGAAAGCGTCAGGAAGCAGGTTGCGGCCGACAGCCGGATTGGTGGTCCCTATCGGCTGGTGGGGGATCGGGCCAAGCAATATGCCCAGGAGCTTCAGGCTGAGATGCGCCGGCGGCAAATGCGGTTCACGCCGATCGAATGGCCGAACTGATCCGGCCCCTCAAAGATGAAGGGATGCGCGGCATCGCACGCATCCCTTCATCTCCTTCATATTCAAGTCCTTCAAATCACCAACCGACGGCGATCATTCCCACGACCAGTTCGAGAAATCGTTCTCGAACTGCGGCACGTCCTTCCAGACGCCCTTCAGCTTCTTGTTGATGATCGTGATCCACTGCGGCTGGAACAGGAATCCCGCCGCAGCGTCGGTCGCCAGCATGCGCTGGGCATCGCCGAGCAGCTTGGCGCGGTCCGCCTCGCCGGGCGCATCGACGATCGACTGGTACAGCTTGTTGAAGGCCTCGGAATGATAGCCGAAATAGTAGTTGCTGTCGGTGAATTTCACCAGATCGAACGGCTCGACGTGCGAGACGATGGTCAGGTCGAAATCGTGCGGGCCGTTGAAGACTTGCGAGAGCCACGCCGCCCATTCGAGGTTCTCGATCTTGGCGACGATGCCGGCCTTGGCAAGCTGGGCCGCGAGCACCTCGCCGCCCTGGCGCGCATAGGCCGGCGGCGGCAGCCGCAGGCTGAGCTGCAGCGGCGTGGTGACACCGGCCTCGGCGAGAAGCTTCTTGGCCTTCTCAGGGTCGTAGGGGTTGATGTCGGTGGTATCGACATAGCCGAGCGAGCCCGGCACGTAGAAGCTGCCGATCGGCGTTCCCAAGCCTTCGACGGCGCCTTCGATCATGGCCTTGCGGTCGATCGCCGCCAGGATGGCGCGGCGGACGCGGACGTCGTCGAGCGGCTTCTTCTTGTTGTTGATGGTGACGATGGTCTTGGCCTTCGAGCCGCCGATCAGCACGGTGAAGCGCGGATCGGACTTGAACTGCGCCAAGCTGCGCGCCGACGTGCCGCGCGGGAAAGCCTCGACGTCGCCCGACAACAGCGCGGCGACCTGCGCGGCCGGATCGGAGATGAAGCGGATCGTCACCTTCGACAGCTTGACCGCGGCCGCGTTGCGATAATCGGGCCATTTGTTCAAGGTCAGCGACGAGCCCTTGGCCCATGCGCCCAGCGTGTACGGCCCGGTGCCGACCGGCTGCGTCACGTTGGTCGGCGCGCTCTTCGGCTCCACGATCGACGCGGAGGCCTGCCCGAGCAGGAACGGCAGGTTCGGCTCCGAATACTTCATGGTCACCACGACCGTGTCCGGATCCGGCGCCGCGACCTGCTCCATCGCCTGGAACACCGCCTTGTCCTTGTTGGTGCTGTTGGCGGCACCGGCGCGTTCGAAGGTGAACTTCACCGTCGAGGAATCGAACGCCTCGCCATTCTGGAATTTCACACCCTTGAGGAGCTTGAACGTGTAGCTCTTCAGGTCGGGCGAGGCCTGCCAGCTCTGCGCCAGCAGCGGCGACACCGAGCCGTCCTCGTTGATCTTGGTTAGCGTCTCGTAGACGTTGTAGAGCGTCACCTCGGCAATTGCCGCGGCAGCCGCGTTGGTCGGATCGAGACCCGGCGGCTCCAGGGTCATGCCGACGATGACGCTGTCCTTTTTCTGGGCCGCGACCGGCGACGCAACGGCCGCGACGAGCGCAGCCAAGGCAATGATGGATAGTCTTCTGAACATTGTTTGTTTCTCCCGGACTGAACCAAATTACGCGTCAAAGCTGATCGGATACAAGAGGCAGGTGTTCCGGCGCGGCCAGCGCCGGCAGCGTCATCACGTTTTCCGCCTTGTGGCAGGCCGCAGAATGTTGCCCGGTGAGCGCCCGCAAGGCCGGCGCCGTCTCGCGGCAATGCGCGTCGGCGAGCGGACAGCGCGGCGCGTAGGCGCACCCGGCCGTACCGACGGATTGCGATGCGATCGCAGCCCCCTCGCGTCGGCGTCTGACGGCGCCGGCCTGCGCCCGCGGCACCGCGTCCAACAGCGCGCGCGTGTAGGGATGGGCGCACTGGCCGAACAAATCCTCGGGCCGTCCCCGCTCCACGATGCGGCCGAGATACATCACCGCGACCTCGTCGCAGAGATAGTCGACGACCGCGAGATCATGGCTGATCAGCACATAGCTCAGGCCGAACTGCTCCTGCAGGTCCTGCATCAGGTTGAGCACCTGCGCCTGCACCGAGACGTCGAGTGCCGAGACCGGCTCGTCGGCGACGATCAGCTTCGGCTGGGTGATCAGCGCGCGCGCGATGGCGATGCGCTGGCGCTGGCCGCCGGAGAACTCATGCGGATATTTGTCGATGTCGGCGTCGCGCAACCCGACCTGGCGCAGCGCGGCCGCGACCCGCGTTCGCAGCTCGTCCCTGCCCGGCTTTTCCAATGCCGTCAGCGGCTCGGCGACGATGCGCGCGATGGTCTGGCGCGGATCGAGCGATCCGTAGGGATCCTGGAACACCATCTGGAAGTCGCGGCGGGCGCGCCGCAGCTCATCCGCTGATAGTTGATCGAGATCGCGTCCCGCCATCAGCACCGATCCCGACGACGGCCGCTCCAGTGCCATGATCAGCCGCGCCAGGGTCGACTTGCCGGAGCCGGACTCGCCGACGATGCCGAGGCTCCTGCCGGGCATCACTGTGAGCGATACGCCGTTGAGCGCGAGCACCTGTCCGGGCGGCCGCAGCAGGCTTTCGCGCGGCAGCGCATAGCGCTGCATGAGATCTTTGACCTCGAGCAGCGGCGTCTCGGCCGCGATTTGCGTCGCCATGCTCAAGCGATGACTCCCACCGGATCACGGGTGAGCGCGACATCGGTCCGGATGCAACGGACGCCGTGCCCTGCGCCGATCTCGACCGCAGGCGGCAGTGCCGCGCGGCAGGCGTCGATGACCAGCGTACAGCGATCGGCGAACGGACAGCCGGCCGGAAGATCGGCCAGCTCGGGCACGGTGCCGGCGATGGTGGCGAGCCGCGTGCCCTTGCGGGCGCCGAGGCGCGGCCGCGCCCGGAACAGGCCCTGCGTGTAGGGATGGCCCATGCGCGAGAACACGGCGTCCGTCGTGCCGCTCTCGACGACCGTCCCGCCATACATCACGATCATGCGCTGCACATTCTCGGCGATGACGCCGAGATCGTGCGAGATCAGGATCATCGCCATGCCCCGCTCGGCCACGAGATCGGCAATCAGATCGAGGATCTGGCGCTGGATCGTGACGTCGAGCGCCGTGGTCGGCTCGTCCGCGATCAGCACGTCCGGCTTGCAGGCCAGCGCCATCGCAATGGTGACGCGCTGGCGCTGGCCGCCTGAGAACTGATGCGGATAGGCATCGAAGCGCCTGACGGCGTCGGGCAGTCCGACCCGGTCCAGCAAGGCGATTGCCTGCCGCCGCGCGTCGGCCGCCGAGCAGCCGGTGTGGCGCAGCAGCGGCTCCGCCACCTGATGGCCGATCGTGTGCATCGGGTTCAGCGCCGTCATCGGCTCCTGGAAGATCATGCTGATGCGGTTGCCGCGCAGCTTGCAGTAGTCAGCATCATCAAGGCCGACCAGCTCACGGCCGTCGAGCTTGATGCTGCCGCTGACGACGGCGCTGTCCGGCAACAGTCCCATCAGGGCCAGCGCCGTGATCGACTTGCCGCAGCCGGACTCGCCGACGATGCCGAGAGTCTCGCCACGACGAAGCGTGAAGGACACCCCGCGCACGGCCTTGGCCGGGCCGCGGCTGGTGTCGAGCTGGATGCCGAGACCGGCGACATCGAGCAGAACCTGATCGCTCGCGCTCATCGCTGCCTCGCCAAACGAGGATCGAGCAGGTCGCGCAGCCCATCGCCGAGCAGATTGAGGCCGAGCACAGCCAGCGCGATCGCCGCGCCTGGATACACCGCGAGGCTCGGCGACTGGAACAGCAGCGTCTGCGCATCGTTCAGCATGCGGCCCCAGGATGGCTGCGGCGGCTGCGTGCCGAGGCCTAGATAAGAGAGCGCAGCTTCCGCCAGGATCGCCAGCGCGAACTGGATCGTGGCCTGCACGATCAGGATCGACAGCACGTTCGGCAGCACGTGC encodes:
- a CDS encoding ABC transporter permease, which encodes MKAPAARRLRWPNVPVSVTIAVCWILAMLVLAMFADQVAPYGFTKFDLRNRLALPGNAAHWLGTDELGRDVLSRLIVSIRISLLIAFGATAISAIAGTTLGFLAAHFRGLVEQFVLMLADFQASMPFLILALAVLAFFGNSLPLLIGLMGLFGWERYARIARGLAISANAQGYAAAVRQLGATPQRVYLRHILPNIASTLIVSMTLVFPEVILLESGLSFLGLGVQPPMTSLGNMVGYGREYLTRAPWIMLAPAATIVLTTLAVSMIGDWLRDRLDPTLQ
- a CDS encoding ABC transporter ATP-binding protein, encoding MATQIAAETPLLEVKDLMQRYALPRESLLRPPGQVLALNGVSLTVMPGRSLGIVGESGSGKSTLARLIMALERPSSGSVLMAGRDLDQLSADELRRARRDFQMVFQDPYGSLDPRQTIARIVAEPLTALEKPGRDELRTRVAAALRQVGLRDADIDKYPHEFSGGQRQRIAIARALITQPKLIVADEPVSALDVSVQAQVLNLMQDLQEQFGLSYVLISHDLAVVDYLCDEVAVMYLGRIVERGRPEDLFGQCAHPYTRALLDAVPRAQAGAVRRRREGAAIASQSVGTAGCAYAPRCPLADAHCRETAPALRALTGQHSAACHKAENVMTLPALAAPEHLPLVSDQL
- a CDS encoding ABC transporter ATP-binding protein, with product MSASDQVLLDVAGLGIQLDTSRGPAKAVRGVSFTLRRGETLGIVGESGCGKSITALALMGLLPDSAVVSGSIKLDGRELVGLDDADYCKLRGNRISMIFQEPMTALNPMHTIGHQVAEPLLRHTGCSAADARRQAIALLDRVGLPDAVRRFDAYPHQFSGGQRQRVTIAMALACKPDVLIADEPTTALDVTIQRQILDLIADLVAERGMAMILISHDLGVIAENVQRMIVMYGGTVVESGTTDAVFSRMGHPYTQGLFRARPRLGARKGTRLATIAGTVPELADLPAGCPFADRCTLVIDACRAALPPAVEIGAGHGVRCIRTDVALTRDPVGVIA
- a CDS encoding ABC transporter substrate-binding protein; the protein is MFRRLSIIALAALVAAVASPVAAQKKDSVIVGMTLEPPGLDPTNAAAAAIAEVTLYNVYETLTKINEDGSVSPLLAQSWQASPDLKSYTFKLLKGVKFQNGEAFDSSTVKFTFERAGAANSTNKDKAVFQAMEQVAAPDPDTVVVTMKYSEPNLPFLLGQASASIVEPKSAPTNVTQPVGTGPYTLGAWAKGSSLTLNKWPDYRNAAAVKLSKVTIRFISDPAAQVAALLSGDVEAFPRGTSARSLAQFKSDPRFTVLIGGSKAKTIVTINNKKKPLDDVRVRRAILAAIDRKAMIEGAVEGLGTPIGSFYVPGSLGYVDTTDINPYDPEKAKKLLAEAGVTTPLQLSLRLPPPAYARQGGEVLAAQLAKAGIVAKIENLEWAAWLSQVFNGPHDFDLTIVSHVEPFDLVKFTDSNYYFGYHSEAFNKLYQSIVDAPGEADRAKLLGDAQRMLATDAAAGFLFQPQWITIINKKLKGVWKDVPQFENDFSNWSWE